The Bacteroides fragilis NCTC 9343 genome includes the window ATACTTAGTAAAAAATTATATTGTTTTTGTATTTAGTTCCTATCGAAAACACTATTCCAATGCTTTACCGGCAGTCATCGGCCAGTAAGGATTCTGATACAACTGAGTTGTGTTGATATCTTCCGGATTGGTAGCGGTCAAAGACATATCTTCTATGCCGATCGGATCCAGATAAAATGCTTTACGCCAAGTCAGACCGTCATACAATTCATTATTGATTGAGGTTCTGCGAAGTGGGCGTAAGTATTTGCTGTCGCTTTTGGGCGAAACGTTTGCATCAAGGGTACCATCGTCCTTAATGTCCTTGTGATCTTTATAAGCGGCATCCCAGAAGTTGATACCTTCAATGATATAGGGTTTGGTCAGCAATTGATCCCAGGAACGCCATCTCTTCAGGTCGTCCCAGCGCATACCTTCACCGATGAATTCACAACGGCGTTCGCGACGGATATTATAGAGGGTAACATCCACCATTTTGCTGCCCGAGTAAACGGCTAAGTCATTTTCTTTGCTCAAGTCGGTTGCTGCAATAGTCTTGGCATAATCGTCGTCAACACCGGCGCGTGTGCGGAGTGCTTTCCAATACTTTTGTGCCTTGGCATCCAGTGAACCGGTTTTCTCGTAGCAGGCTTCCATGTAATTGAGGTTAGCTTCTGCAGAACGGAAGACAACACAAGCATTGGTCCCCAGCAGTTCGTCACCCTTAGTCTGTGCGTAATCGTAAGTGTGAGCTTTACGTGGGCGGTATCCTGTAAGGTCTTGAGTCTGTTTCTGTTCGGAGATGATATTCGGAACTCCGAAAAGCAGTGTTGTGCCGGCTGCTGCTACAGCCGGGTTTTTGGTATCACTGTGCAATACATCTTTTTCACCCCATACAAACAGTTGCAGACGTTCGTCGCGATTTTCTTTTTCATCCGAGATAGATACATCACCGTGATATTCGTTGCCTGCAGCATAAATAGGCAAACCGCTTTTCATCAAGAAAGTAGTAATGAATCCGCGAGTCAATCCGGTACGGTCACCGTTCTGCAGACGTGCAGGCGCACAATGTGAAACATTTAATGATTTGTCATACTGTTTCCACAACAACACCTCGCTATAACCGGAAGCATCCGGTGTGCTGAACATTTCGTAATACGGGTTCCAATTATAGATTTGTCCATACTCCGGATTTAGCACGTGTGAGTTTTCGGTCAGCGTGCAGTGGTCGGCTACGGCTGCTGCTGCATTCATGGCTTCGGTCAGGAAGAAGTCTATCTCACCGTCAATGTTGAACGTTTTGCCGCTGTTGTAAGACATTTTAGCACCCGGCCAACTTTCATCTCCCGGCACACGTCCGGTTCCCCGATGATATTTCTCGAAAGTAGCTTCGAACAGGGCTACTCTTGATTTATAGAGTTGAGCCACCTGCTTGTTGATACGCTGGTTGTTTTGGAAACCCTGGTCGTGCATACGGTTGATAGCTTCATCCAAATCTTTCAGAATCTGGCGGGCTACTTCATTGCGCGGAGCACGTGTACTGTACTCCAGTAAAATCTCTTCCTGATCGGGGAGAACTTTATCTACGATAGGATAGTCGCCATATTTCACCAATGCTTTGTAGTAGGCCATGGCACGGAAGAAGTAAGCTTCGCCGATGTAGTGTTTCAGGTCCTCAACCGATCCTTGAATCGATCCTTCTTTTTCTTTGGGAAGTACTTGTTCAAGCAGGTAATTCCATGTACGGATTCGGTTTAATGGAGCTTGAATCGATTTCCCGCTTCCTACCTGCCAGTTACCGGCAAAATAATCCAGGCTACTGTCGTCTGCCAACAGGTTGTCTGTGTTGGCATCGTTGCGTTGCATGCCTGAGTTCCAAGCCTGTTGGTGATATAGCTTATAATTTCTGGAGTCGTCCAGATAGTCGTTGTAGTAGTTATTGAGGTAGTTTGCTACCTGGTCTACTGTACTGAAGTACTTCTCAGGAGTTACCTGGCTGATAGGTGACCGGTCGAGAAAATCCTCGCACGAAGTTATCGCCAATCCGCCCATTGCTATCAATGAGCAGAAGTATATATGTTTTAATTTTAGTCTCATAGTTCATTCAATGAATTAGAAGTTAACGTTTAAGCCGATTGAAATAGTTCTCTGCAACGGATATAATTTACCCGGTCCCCAGTCTCCACCCAGTGTTTCCGGGTCGAATATATCACTGATGCCTGAGATTGTCAGCAAGTTGTCTCCTGATACATAAACACGTACCGATTCCATGGCGGCTTTCTTGGTCCATGCTTTGGGAAGAGTGTAACCTATTTGTGCATTCTTCAGGCGGCAGTAGGCTGCATTTTGCAAGTAACCGCTTTGCGTTTTTTGGTTTTTATTGCTGCTGAAGTATGGTTTCGGATAGTAGGCATTGGTGTTTGCTCCCAATGGGTCGCCTTCAGGACGCCAATAGTCGAGGTGTTCCTTGAATACGCATGATTGCCACATACCTCCGTTGGCTCCCCAGAAATACGGACCGTCCAACATGTAATCCCTTTTCATCACTCCCTGAATGAAGAGTGAGAAGTCGAGTCCTTTCCAGGAACCGTCCAATGTCAGACCGAAGTTGTAACGCGGAGTGCTGTTACCGATAATCTTTAAATCGCCATGGTCGTTTACTGTATTGGCACCGCTGTTCACACCGTCTTTTCCGTCAATATTGGCATACATGATATCACCGGCACCCCAGGCTGATCCCCAGTTCGGTTTTCCTCCGTTGGCTAAGTGCTTGTCCATCTCTTCTTGGGTTTGTGCAATTCCGATGGTTTTATATCCCCAAATCTCACCTATGGTTTTTCCTGTATAGTACTTTTCGCCCAAAGACAAGGTTTTATTCGGGTATTCCAATATTTTCTGCATATTGTCAGACATGACGAGGCGGACACCGTAATTGAACTGCTGAATGCGGTCTCTCCATGAAAGCTCTAATTCCCAACCATACGATTTCATATCGCAGTTGTTGATTTGTGGAGCGCTGGCACCCAATACGGAGGGCAGTGTAGGAGCCGGACCGATCATGTCGTATGTATAGCGGTTGTAGTAATCGAATGAACCTGTCAGACGGTTGTCAAACAATCCCCAGTCGATACCCACGTTCCATGATTCGATGGTTTCCCAGGTCATCAAACTGCTGACGATACCGGGCAGACCGGCTACATTCTGTTTTTTGCCGTTGATCAACCATCCCGAGGAAGCACTGCCTGTAGGCATGTTTTGGTAGAATGGATACCAAGCGTTCGTTTCACTGGTATTGTTATTACCGAGCTGTCCCCACGAACCTCTCAGTTTTAAAGTTCCTACCACTTGAGTCAGTGGTTCAAAGAATGCTTCGCGTGAGATGTTCCATCCTGCGGAGAATGATGGGAAAAGCCCCCAGCGTTTGTCACCGATAAATCGGGAAGAACCGTCGTAGCGAAGGTTGGCCTCAAGCATGTAGCGTTCTTTATAGTTATAATTTAAACGTCCGAAGAAACCGGCGATTGCTTTTTCACTGGCCCATGAACTGGCTTTTTTATTGTCTTGTGTCAATCCCAAAGACGGTACTTCAGGACTGATCAGATCTGTACCGAACCCAGTCAGCCCGCTTGGGCGGTAAAGCTCACCATTGAAACCGACCATTATCTTAAAGTTGTGATCACCGAAGGTCTTGGCGAAGTCCGTATAAATATTGGTAGAAAAGTAGTCTTCACTTTCACGTGAGTCTTGTACTTCGGAATAACCGGCTGCATTATCGCCCCATCCTAATAAATAGGGTTGATTGTCGGCATCATAAGCGTAAATAGGAAGTACAGCCCATGATTGTTTGCGTGTATAGGTACGCATACTACCTTCTGCTACGATACGCCAGTCTTTTATGGGCTCGAAGATGGCCTGCAATTGTTGGGTATACCAGTTTTTCTGGCTGGTTTGTTTACCACCGTCTTCCATTTCGATTATTTCCATTTTCTGCTGATAATGTCCGTTCGGATCTCTTACCGGACAAGTCGGCCAACGGCGGGCGATATTATGGAAGAACAGACCGGTCATGTAAGTCGGACGGTCGTAATCTTCGCGTGTCCACTTGCTGGTGTAGTTCAAAGTAACCCAGTCGGTTAACTTTGCAGAAATTTTGGCGTTCATGGTGTAACGGTTGAACTGATCTTCACCGTGTCTTAGCAGACCTTTCTGGTCAAGAAAACTGCCACTGATCATATAAGTGAGTTTGTCTGTACCGCCGCTGATATTCAGATTGTGCTCTGTTGAGGGTACCCAATTTTTATAGAACTCTTTAAACCAGTCTGTGTTGGCGAAGGAACCTGTATAGTTTTGCCATTTTCCGTCATTACCGGCCTTCGCTCCATAGTATTCAGGAGTGTTCGGGTCGGTGTATTTCCCTGTCTGATAGTTTTTAATACGTTCCAAGGCCGCTTCGTCAAACACCAAACCTCCTCCATCGTTTGTGTTGGCACGGTTGAAGTATTGTGCGAAGGTATAAGAATCCACCATTTCCGGAATCTGAATTGCATCGGAGAAACGTACGTTACCCGAGTAATTCACACGAGTCTTACCGGACTTACCGCTCTTGGTTGTAATCATGATTACACCGAAAGAAGCACGTGCACCGTAGATAGAAGAAGAGGCGGCATCTTTTAATACTGAAATGTTTTCGATGTCATTCGGGTTCACTGTGTTCATGTCACCTTCGATGCCGTCGATTAATACCAACGGGCTTCCGCTCGAACCTTCGCCGATGGTACCGGCACCGCGGATATTGATACTGAGACTACTGTCCAGTGCGCCACCGCTATTACCTACTGACATATTCAATCCCGGAACCACACCTTGAAGGGCTTGTGATACGTTTTGTACCGGACGAGATTCGATTACTTTTGAGTCCACCATGCTGACAGAACCGGTTACATTCACCTTTTTCTGTGAGCCGTAACCTACTACTACGACTTCGTCCAACTGTTGAGAATCCTCTTTCAACGTCACACTGATAGGCTCGCTACTTGCTTTCACCGTAACGGTTTTGTATCCGATAAATGAAATTTGGATGGCGCCTCCTAGAGGGGCTTCGACCGAGAATTTTCCTTCCAGGTCGGTAATGGTACCTGTGTTGTTTGCGAGAACTTTTACGGCTACACCGATCATCGGTTCTCCGGTTTCATCTACTACAGTACCTTTTACTTTTACTTTAGCTTGTTGTACAGCTTCAATCGCGTGTTCTTCGTTAGTATCAGCCGTGGCTTGCTGAGGTGTTGCACACCAAAGCATGATAGAAGCGGCAATTGCCATTTTTAGGCGACTTGTTTCCCGAAGTCGTATCAGGCTTGGAAACAGGTTGGTTTTTTCTTTCATACACTAAATTGTTCGGTTAAACATAAATTTGAATAGTTTGTTTTTTGAGATTTTTCCGGTAAAGATTTATCTTGCCGGAAGTGATGTTTAAGTGTCTTTTTTGTTTCTACTCCATAAGCTTGTCTGATTAGGGTTATCTTATAATATCGTTTTTGTCTTGTCTGAGATGTGCTGATGGTACGGAGTTATGACTATTATAAAGTACTCCAGGTACTTATTTTTGAGTAGATATATGAGAATAGCTATATAAGGGGAAAAGAGAGATAAAGGTAGTAATGCTTTTACTACCTACCCTTTATGTAGGAAATATGTGTATCAGATCTCCCCCTTATATTGTATGTTTATGACTGGAAATGGCCTTTTGTGTTCTACTTGAAGTCTACTTGGATTTAACGAAAAGACAAGAATAGCTATGGATGATGGAACATATTTTAGTATTTATGCAAAAAAAATCACTTAATTTTATGGTTTATTAAAATGAATGTTTACCTTTGCCGTAAGTATAGCTGATGAATTATGACTATACTGCTTAAGTTAACTTAATATTAGTAAATAAAAAGTTGCTTTGATTATTTCAGAATAAGTACCTGGAGAACTTTGCCTTTTTATATATTTCCCTATAACATCATTTCTCCCATTTTCTTATTATACCTACGTTGCCGATTGGCTTGATAATTGGTGATGTTTTCGTCTTGATTGACTTTAAGATATCGATAAGTGTCTACTGCAAAGGCATGTATACCGGAAAAGAATGAAAGGGCAAGACTTTCCATATCATTTCAATAGCGATAATGAACGCAAAAAAAAGGTATCCTCACGGACACCCTTTTTCAATTTTCCTTTTTTAAACCTTATGTAGTTGCTATAAATCTCTTACCACAACCTCCTTATTATTATACTAAAAATCAATATTTATATATTTGATATAATTATTCTATAGCTGCTGTGTTTCTTTCTTCAGGCCAGTATGGGTTCTGATAGATAACCGATGAAGCTATTTCGCCTGACGGTGATAATAATTCGATCTGTCGGATAGGTATGGGATAGAGATAATGCGCTTTAGCCCAAGTATAACCGTCATAGATTTCATTATTCTTTTGTACAACAGAATAAGGACGTAAATAGTTGGATAATTTTCTGGATGAAACATTTGCCATAGCGTTGTCCGGGCCTTCGATATATTCGAACTTGGCATCTTCTCCTTCATAACGTTTGTAAGCGTCACTTCCCCAGAAGTTAAATCCTTCGGGAATAAATCGTTCGACCAACAGTCTGTCTAATGATCTCCAACGAATCAGGTCATCCATACGCATGCCTTCGCCAATGAATTCGCAACGACGTTCGCGGCGGATATTGAAAAGTGTCACATCGATCATTTCATTCTCGCCTTTGTATTTAGCCAAATCATTTTCTTTGCTCAAGTCTGTTGCGGCAATGGTTTTAGTGAAGTCTGGATCAACTCCTGCACGTATGCGTACAGCTCTCCAATATTCGGCAGCTTTTCCCGTAACATTCCCGTTATTCTTCATGCAGGCAGCTTCCATATAGTTTAGATAAGCTTCTACTGCACGGAAAATCACACAACCGGTTGTAGACTGAGCCTGTCCCGAAACATATTGTTTCTGGTCGTAAGAGAGACATTTACGAATACGATATCCTGTTAAGTCTTTGATTTCCGATTCGGCTACGATTATATTGGGGTAATTTGCGTCCTGATATGTTTTCATGGCATTGGTTGTAGCGTTGGATACGGCCGGTATCATATCTTCCTCACCAAATAAGAAGAGTTGCAGACGTTCGTCGCGGTTGGCTTTTTCATCCATTACCCGTTCGTCACCTTTAAAAGGATATGCGGCTGTGGCTGCATACCAAGGCATACCGTCTTTCATCAGGAAAGATTGTACATAGTTGTGCAACATACCGTTGTTGCCTCCCGAAGCTACATAAGCTGTAGCGCCGTGTGCGATGGTAAAGTCGCCGGAGTAATAATCACGCCAGAAGAGCACTTCTTCAAATCCACTCATGTCTTCGGCTGAAAACATATCGAAATAATCATTCCATCCCGAAATGTCGTTGTCATTTGCCGGATTGAACACACCGCTGTTAGGTGTCAGCTTAATGACATCGGCTACTTGTTCTGCTGCGGACATCGCCTGGTCCAGAAAGAAGTTTATTTCGGTATTGGCATCATACTTATAATCAGGATGCACTCGCTTACCCGGCCAGTTGGCATCACCCGGTACACGTCCCGTACCCTGATGATATTTCTCGAAAGTAGCTTCGTAGAGTGCTACACGTGATTTGATTAACAAAGCACATTGCTTGTTCAAGCGGTTGTTGCCGGCAAAACCATGGTCGTGCATGTACTCGGCGGCCTTGTCAAGATCTTCAAGAATGAAACGCGCCACCTTGTTACGTGGTTGTCGTACACCTTTTTCTATCAATATTTCCGCATTATCCGGTAATACTTCTGTGATAATCGGATAGTCTCCATACATCCTCAGCTTCTGGAAATATTTCCAGGCACGGATAAAGTACATTTCACCGATATAATGCTTCACATCGTCAGCGTTACCTGATATCTCTCCTGCCTCATATTTGGGGAGTACTTTTTCAAAGAAGTAATTGCAATAACGAAAAAAGGAGAAGTCCCAGTTGTCATTGGCTGCTTCTGTCTTCCAAACATCCTTGGTGTAGTAATTCTGGAGTCCGCTACCGCTGCTGCCGCCTGAAACCATATTGTCGGTAGCACCGTCATTGTTTACAGTACCCGCACT containing:
- a CDS encoding RagB/SusD family nutrient uptake outer membrane protein, which translates into the protein MRLKLKHIYFCSLIAMGGLAITSCEDFLDRSPISQVTPEKYFSTVDQVANYLNNYYNDYLDDSRNYKLYHQQAWNSGMQRNDANTDNLLADDSSLDYFAGNWQVGSGKSIQAPLNRIRTWNYLLEQVLPKEKEGSIQGSVEDLKHYIGEAYFFRAMAYYKALVKYGDYPIVDKVLPDQEEILLEYSTRAPRNEVARQILKDLDEAINRMHDQGFQNNQRINKQVAQLYKSRVALFEATFEKYHRGTGRVPGDESWPGAKMSYNSGKTFNIDGEIDFFLTEAMNAAAAVADHCTLTENSHVLNPEYGQIYNWNPYYEMFSTPDASGYSEVLLWKQYDKSLNVSHCAPARLQNGDRTGLTRGFITTFLMKSGLPIYAAGNEYHGDVSISDEKENRDERLQLFVWGEKDVLHSDTKNPAVAAAGTTLLFGVPNIISEQKQTQDLTGYRPRKAHTYDYAQTKGDELLGTNACVVFRSAEANLNYMEACYEKTGSLDAKAQKYWKALRTRAGVDDDYAKTIAATDLSKENDLAVYSGSKMVDVTLYNIRRERRCEFIGEGMRWDDLKRWRSWDQLLTKPYIIEGINFWDAAYKDHKDIKDDGTLDANVSPKSDSKYLRPLRRTSINNELYDGLTWRKAFYLDPIGIEDMSLTATNPEDINTTQLYQNPYWPMTAGKALE
- a CDS encoding SusC/RagA family TonB-linked outer membrane protein, with amino-acid sequence MKEKTNLFPSLIRLRETSRLKMAIAASIMLWCATPQQATADTNEEHAIEAVQQAKVKVKGTVVDETGEPMIGVAVKVLANNTGTITDLEGKFSVEAPLGGAIQISFIGYKTVTVKASSEPISVTLKEDSQQLDEVVVVGYGSQKKVNVTGSVSMVDSKVIESRPVQNVSQALQGVVPGLNMSVGNSGGALDSSLSINIRGAGTIGEGSSGSPLVLIDGIEGDMNTVNPNDIENISVLKDAASSSIYGARASFGVIMITTKSGKSGKTRVNYSGNVRFSDAIQIPEMVDSYTFAQYFNRANTNDGGGLVFDEAALERIKNYQTGKYTDPNTPEYYGAKAGNDGKWQNYTGSFANTDWFKEFYKNWVPSTEHNLNISGGTDKLTYMISGSFLDQKGLLRHGEDQFNRYTMNAKISAKLTDWVTLNYTSKWTREDYDRPTYMTGLFFHNIARRWPTCPVRDPNGHYQQKMEIIEMEDGGKQTSQKNWYTQQLQAIFEPIKDWRIVAEGSMRTYTRKQSWAVLPIYAYDADNQPYLLGWGDNAAGYSEVQDSRESEDYFSTNIYTDFAKTFGDHNFKIMVGFNGELYRPSGLTGFGTDLISPEVPSLGLTQDNKKASSWASEKAIAGFFGRLNYNYKERYMLEANLRYDGSSRFIGDKRWGLFPSFSAGWNISREAFFEPLTQVVGTLKLRGSWGQLGNNNTSETNAWYPFYQNMPTGSASSGWLINGKKQNVAGLPGIVSSLMTWETIESWNVGIDWGLFDNRLTGSFDYYNRYTYDMIGPAPTLPSVLGASAPQINNCDMKSYGWELELSWRDRIQQFNYGVRLVMSDNMQKILEYPNKTLSLGEKYYTGKTIGEIWGYKTIGIAQTQEEMDKHLANGGKPNWGSAWGAGDIMYANIDGKDGVNSGANTVNDHGDLKIIGNSTPRYNFGLTLDGSWKGLDFSLFIQGVMKRDYMLDGPYFWGANGGMWQSCVFKEHLDYWRPEGDPLGANTNAYYPKPYFSSNKNQKTQSGYLQNAAYCRLKNAQIGYTLPKAWTKKAAMESVRVYVSGDNLLTISGISDIFDPETLGGDWGPGKLYPLQRTISIGLNVNF
- a CDS encoding RagB/SusD family nutrient uptake outer membrane protein; this translates as MKLKNRIIQLCVLTGGVLLFPSCNDFLDREPLDQVTPESYFQNADHLAAYSISKYQNLFSTHSGFSAGTVNNDGATDNMVSGGSSGSGLQNYYTKDVWKTEAANDNWDFSFFRYCNYFFEKVLPKYEAGEISGNADDVKHYIGEMYFIRAWKYFQKLRMYGDYPIITEVLPDNAEILIEKGVRQPRNKVARFILEDLDKAAEYMHDHGFAGNNRLNKQCALLIKSRVALYEATFEKYHQGTGRVPGDANWPGKRVHPDYKYDANTEINFFLDQAMSAAEQVADVIKLTPNSGVFNPANDNDISGWNDYFDMFSAEDMSGFEEVLFWRDYYSGDFTIAHGATAYVASGGNNGMLHNYVQSFLMKDGMPWYAATAAYPFKGDERVMDEKANRDERLQLFLFGEEDMIPAVSNATTNAMKTYQDANYPNIIVAESEIKDLTGYRIRKCLSYDQKQYVSGQAQSTTGCVIFRAVEAYLNYMEAACMKNNGNVTGKAAEYWRAVRIRAGVDPDFTKTIAATDLSKENDLAKYKGENEMIDVTLFNIRRERRCEFIGEGMRMDDLIRWRSLDRLLVERFIPEGFNFWGSDAYKRYEGEDAKFEYIEGPDNAMANVSSRKLSNYLRPYSVVQKNNEIYDGYTWAKAHYLYPIPIRQIELLSPSGEIASSVIYQNPYWPEERNTAAIE